Proteins encoded within one genomic window of Rhododendron vialii isolate Sample 1 chromosome 1a, ASM3025357v1:
- the LOC131327150 gene encoding receptor-like protein 43 has translation MTNNIYGLHLNDIPAPKRTTMSILACEMHIFFRSYLSVYAKLQIHRCTQNFKFSFDEYSSWVCDASSPNMESWKKGFDCYLWDGVDCDNKTGQELDIGFNDALTGYLPDFMNLSYPLQFLDLSFSGFFGEWPDLVANLKSLKSSLLEIIDLSNNNLYGTVPNSTFELPNLTHLILSSNSFSGTILESNRFRENLIVLDLQMNNFSSTIHDSITKRNILTTINLNGNGFEGPILKSLVNCRKLEVLSLRRNKFVGKFPHWTTIPFPLLRVLDMSNNIFSGTLPKKYFTKFEAMMNVDDVDFRLNYMINTGAFHRDYYDSLTMVIKGSTMEMEKILTIFSAVDLSRNKFGGEIPEVIGAVNLIRGLNLSHNSLTGYIPKSLGNLTELEWLDLSPNKLIRVIPQQLTNLNFLGTLNLSQNRLTGPIPRGKQFDAFPNDSYINNSALGGPPLSNTFGIPRQQPPPLTFEEEYSESVSVFCWEVILPGYGSGLVIGLVVGYLMFSFGKPQWLVKMVEDVGNRNGKRLKRNARRHGGRWN, from the exons ATGACCAATAATATTTACGGCCTTCATCTCAATGACATACCCGCtccaaaaagaactacaatgtcAATA CTAGCTTGTGAGATGCACATTTTTTTTCGTTCATACTTATCGGTGTACGCAAAACTCCAAATTCATCGGTGTACGCAAAACTTCAAATTTTCCTTCGATGAATATTCTTCTTGGGTTTGTGATGCTTCTTCTCCAAATATGGAGTCTTGGAAAAAGGGTTTTGACTGTTATTTGTGGGATGGGGTCGATTGTGACAACAAGACGGGTCAA GAGTTGGATATAGGGTTCAATGATGCTCTCACGGGTTATCTACCTGATTTCATGAATTTGAGCTATCCTCTACAGTTCTTAGATCTCTCGTTCTCAGGTTTTTTTGGAGAATGGCCGGACTTAGTCGCTAATCTGAAGTCCTTGAAG TCCTCTTTGCTGGAGATTATTGATTTGAGCAATAACAACCTATATGGCACTGTTCCAAATTCCACCTTTGAACTCCCAAACCTTACCCACCTTATTCTTTCTTCAAATAGCTTTTCTGGCACAATTCTTGAATCAAATAGATTCAGGGAAAATCTCATTGTGCTCGATTTACAAATGAATAACTTCTCTAGCACCATTCATGATTCAATTACCAAGAGAAATATATTGACAACTATCAATCTTAATGGCAatgggtttgaaggtccaatACTGAAGTCTCTAGTTAATTGTAGAAAACTGGAAGTGCTAAGTCTCAGAAGAAACAAGTTTGTTGGCAAATTTCCGCATTG GACAACAATTCCCTTCCCATTGTTGCGAGTTCTTGATATGTCAAACAATATTTTCTCTGGTACATTGCCAAAAAAGTACTTCACAAAATTTGAAGCAATGATGAATGTGGATGATGTAGATTTTCGTTTGAATTACATGATAAATACTGGAGCTTTTCATAGAGATTATTATGATTCTTTGACTATGGTAATCAAAGGATCGACcatggaaatggaaaaaatcCTTACAATCTTCTCAGCCGTTGACTTATCAAGAAACAAGTTCGGGGGTGAAATTCCTGAGGTCATCGGTGCGGTAAATTTGATTCGAGGACTCAACTTATCACACAACAGCCTCACAGGTTATATACCAAAGTCCCTTGGTAATTTGACGGAGCTTGAATGGTTAGACCTCTCACCAAACAAGCTCATTAGGGTGATCCCTCAACAACTCACGAACTTAAACTTTCTCGGAACTCTTAACCTTTCGCAGAATCGCCTAACTGGGCCTATACCTCGAGGCAAACAATTTGATGCATTTCCTAATGATTCTTACATCAACAACTCGGCATTAGGTGGACCTCCATTGTCGAATACATTTGGGATCCCAAGGCAACAGCCACCACCGTTGACATTTGAAGAAGAATATTCAGAGTCCGTGAGTGTATTTTGTTGGGAAGTCATATTGCCAGGGTATGGATCTGGACTGGTAATTGGACTTGTCGTGGGATATCTTATGTTCTCTTTCGGAAAACCTCAATGGCTTGTGAAGATGGTTGAAGATGTAGGAAACAGAAACGGAAAGAGGCTGAAAAGAAATGCTCGGAGACATGGAGGCAGATGGAATTAG